Proteins from one Candidatus Eisenbacteria bacterium genomic window:
- a CDS encoding ABC transporter ATP-binding protein encodes MSEPLLRLEDLKTHFFTDDGVVRAVDGVSYEIQPGETLAVVGESGSGKSVTALSILRLVPTPPGRIVGGRILFKGRDLATVSMPEMRKIRGKEISMIFQEPMTSLNPVYTCGEQIIEAVVLHEKVDRKEARARAIEMLKLVGIPLPEQRVDEYPHQMSGGMRQRVMIAMALACRPSILIADEPTTALDVTIQAQILELLSRLQKELGMAVLLITHDLGVVAETANRVAVMYAGQVVEYCSVGEAFRRPLHPYTAGLLASLPKLGVKKDVLKVIPGNVPNPAHFPRACRFHPRCPIAVDKCRNEDPPVLDFGGGHMSRCWRSQEIAAGLVNPAGALPTSEGAASA; translated from the coding sequence GTGAGCGAGCCCTTGCTCCGCCTGGAGGACCTGAAGACACACTTCTTCACCGACGACGGCGTCGTGCGCGCCGTCGACGGCGTTTCGTACGAGATCCAGCCGGGCGAGACGCTCGCGGTGGTCGGGGAGTCGGGCAGCGGCAAGAGCGTCACCGCGCTCTCGATCCTTCGTCTCGTGCCGACTCCGCCGGGGCGCATCGTGGGAGGGAGGATCCTCTTCAAGGGGCGCGACCTCGCCACGGTCTCGATGCCCGAGATGCGCAAGATCCGGGGCAAGGAGATCTCGATGATCTTCCAGGAGCCCATGACCTCGCTGAACCCGGTCTACACCTGCGGCGAGCAGATCATCGAGGCCGTCGTGCTCCACGAGAAGGTGGACCGCAAGGAGGCGCGGGCGCGCGCCATCGAGATGCTCAAGCTGGTGGGGATCCCGCTGCCGGAGCAGCGTGTCGACGAGTATCCGCACCAGATGTCGGGAGGCATGCGCCAGCGGGTGATGATCGCCATGGCGCTCGCCTGCCGGCCGTCGATCCTGATCGCCGACGAGCCGACCACCGCGCTGGACGTCACGATCCAGGCCCAGATCCTCGAGCTGCTCTCTCGGCTCCAGAAGGAGCTGGGCATGGCGGTGCTGCTCATCACCCATGACCTCGGCGTGGTCGCGGAGACCGCCAATCGCGTGGCGGTCATGTACGCGGGCCAGGTGGTCGAGTACTGCTCGGTGGGCGAGGCCTTCCGCCGCCCGCTGCATCCCTACACGGCCGGCCTGCTCGCCTCGCTCCCCAAGCTCGGCGTGAAGAAGGACGTGCTCAAGGTGATTCCCGGCAACGTGCCGAACCCCGCGCACTTCCCCCGCGCCTGCCGCTTCCATCCGCGCTGTCCGATCGCCGTGGACAAGTGCCGCAACGAGGATCCGCCGGTGCTCGACTTCGGCGGCGGCCATATGTCCCGATGCTGGCGCTCTCAGGAGATCGCCGCCGGTCTCGTCAACCCGGCGGGAGCTCTGCCGACCAGCGAAGGAGCGGCGAGTGCCTGA
- a CDS encoding ABC transporter substrate-binding protein — MRTIGRWGTALLLLAGLGSVVTGCGGRSEGQGAYKDPYPLPADTMTYATAEIGTYGGRFVLGQTSSPKTFNAIMANETSSTDVTQLLFCTLWDFHNGTQQEIPYLAKSKEVSADGLTHTWHLRRGAAFSDGHPITSADVMFSFKVAYDSTLHPSIQDLLIVNGKPMEVSAPDSYTVVTKIVSPYAMINAAIGSLRIMPKHILQAVYDKGDFAAAYNSSTSPDSLVTSGAWKLKQFVQGEKTVLTRNPYWFGVDSKGHRLPYLDEVVFLIAPDQNAAALKFQSGELDGLDNVRPEDYQSYTDRQEKENFTLYDLGPALNTNFFFFNLNRVRKPGAGKKVGQPQVEAAKYAWFSNPVFRRAVSMAVDRDALIKSVYFGEGVKNWSTTTPGNKTWHWPELPHYDYNPEEAKKLLASLGWKDKNGDGILEDQNGRKVSFTLKTNGDNLLRMQMCNFIKDDLAKVGVECVPAGMEFNTLITNLREDFQYEAILLGLQSGVPPDPGMGQNVYRSSGLTHYWNVKQPKPETAAEAKIDELVTANVGTLDMAERRRTWNEIQKIINDECFVIWLPTLKAKLPVRNRFGNMEPSVIPHRLLWNIDRVFVKAKGV, encoded by the coding sequence ATGAGGACGATCGGTCGCTGGGGAACGGCGCTGCTCCTGCTCGCGGGACTCGGATCCGTGGTCACGGGTTGCGGGGGGCGAAGCGAGGGTCAGGGGGCTTACAAAGACCCGTATCCTCTGCCGGCCGACACGATGACTTACGCGACCGCCGAGATCGGAACCTACGGCGGTCGTTTCGTCCTCGGGCAGACCTCGTCGCCCAAGACCTTCAACGCCATCATGGCCAACGAGACGTCCAGCACGGACGTCACCCAGCTTCTGTTCTGCACGCTGTGGGACTTTCACAACGGCACCCAGCAGGAGATCCCGTACCTCGCCAAATCGAAGGAGGTGAGCGCGGACGGGCTGACCCACACCTGGCACCTGCGCCGGGGCGCCGCTTTCTCGGACGGCCATCCCATCACGTCCGCGGATGTCATGTTCAGCTTCAAGGTCGCGTACGACTCGACGCTCCACCCGTCGATCCAGGACCTCCTGATCGTGAACGGCAAGCCCATGGAAGTCTCGGCGCCCGACTCGTACACGGTGGTGACCAAGATCGTGTCGCCGTACGCCATGATCAACGCCGCGATCGGGTCGCTCCGCATCATGCCCAAGCACATCCTCCAGGCCGTGTACGACAAGGGCGACTTCGCCGCGGCGTACAACAGCAGCACTTCTCCAGACAGCCTGGTGACCAGCGGGGCGTGGAAGCTCAAGCAGTTCGTTCAGGGGGAGAAGACGGTCCTCACCCGGAACCCCTACTGGTTCGGGGTCGATTCGAAGGGCCACCGCCTGCCGTACCTCGACGAGGTGGTGTTCCTGATCGCGCCCGACCAGAACGCGGCGGCGCTCAAGTTCCAGTCGGGCGAGCTCGACGGCCTCGACAACGTGCGTCCGGAGGACTACCAGAGCTATACCGACCGGCAGGAGAAGGAGAACTTCACGCTCTACGACCTCGGTCCGGCGCTGAACACCAACTTCTTCTTCTTCAACCTCAACAGGGTGCGGAAGCCGGGCGCGGGCAAGAAGGTCGGCCAGCCCCAGGTCGAAGCCGCCAAGTACGCATGGTTCTCGAACCCGGTGTTCCGCCGCGCGGTGTCGATGGCGGTCGACCGAGACGCGCTCATCAAGAGCGTCTACTTCGGCGAAGGGGTCAAGAACTGGTCGACCACGACGCCGGGCAACAAGACCTGGCACTGGCCCGAGCTGCCGCACTACGACTACAACCCCGAGGAGGCCAAGAAGCTTCTCGCCAGCCTGGGGTGGAAGGACAAGAACGGCGACGGCATTCTCGAGGACCAGAACGGCCGAAAGGTCAGCTTCACGCTGAAGACCAACGGCGACAACCTGCTGCGCATGCAGATGTGCAACTTCATCAAGGACGATCTCGCCAAAGTCGGGGTCGAGTGCGTGCCGGCGGGCATGGAATTCAACACGCTGATCACCAACCTGCGCGAGGACTTCCAGTACGAGGCCATCCTGCTCGGCCTGCAGAGCGGCGTGCCTCCCGATCCGGGCATGGGTCAGAACGTCTACCGCTCGAGCGGTCTCACCCATTACTGGAACGTGAAGCAACCGAAGCCCGAGACGGCGGCCGAAGCGAAGATCGATGAGCTGGTGACGGCCAACGTGGGCACGCTCGATATGGCGGAGCGGCGCCGCACCTGGAACGAGATCCAGAAGATCATCAACGACGAGTGCTTCGTGATCTGGCTGCCGACGCTCAAGGCGAAGCTTCCCGTGCGGAACAGGTTTGGCAACATGGAGCCATCGGTGATCCCCCACCGGCTGCTGTGGAACATCGACCGAGTCTTCGTCAAGGCGAAGGGCGTCTGA
- a CDS encoding ABC transporter permease — MRTFILRRLLQTIPLLLGISALTFLLLQLAPGDFLTTMGENPMISPATLDAMRARFGLDQPWYVQYGIYLKNVFLHFDFGESFTRHQPAFTVLREGLLNTLILALAAAVVTWGLAIPLGVWAAVRQYSWIDKGLSLIAFLWLSIPEVLSGLLLLWLAANTGILPVGGMRSIDWDSMDTVGKAIDLLRHLALPAFVVGLIPLAARMRQMRGNLLDVLRLDYVTTARAKGLDENTVIFKHAVRNAINPLITLFGFTIGALLSGAFVAEIIFSWPGLGRITLEALTSQDQYVVLGAVMIASTMLVLGNLIADIMLAIADPRIAYD; from the coding sequence ATGCGGACATTCATTCTGCGGCGCCTGCTGCAGACGATTCCCCTGCTGCTGGGGATCTCTGCGCTGACATTCCTGCTCCTGCAACTCGCTCCGGGTGATTTTCTCACCACCATGGGCGAGAACCCGATGATCTCGCCGGCGACCCTGGACGCGATGCGCGCGCGCTTCGGGCTCGACCAGCCGTGGTACGTCCAGTACGGGATCTACCTGAAGAACGTTTTCCTTCACTTCGACTTCGGGGAGTCGTTCACGCGCCACCAGCCGGCCTTCACCGTGCTTCGCGAAGGCCTGCTCAACACGCTGATCCTCGCCTTGGCGGCCGCCGTCGTCACCTGGGGACTCGCGATCCCGCTCGGAGTGTGGGCGGCGGTGCGGCAGTACAGCTGGATCGACAAAGGGCTTTCGCTGATCGCGTTCCTCTGGCTGTCGATTCCCGAGGTCCTCTCGGGGCTTCTGCTGCTCTGGCTGGCCGCCAATACCGGGATCCTGCCGGTGGGGGGCATGCGCTCGATCGACTGGGATTCCATGGACACGGTCGGAAAAGCGATCGATCTGCTCAGACATCTGGCGCTGCCGGCTTTCGTGGTCGGGCTCATCCCGCTCGCCGCCCGCATGCGGCAGATGCGCGGAAACCTGCTCGACGTGCTCCGCCTCGACTACGTGACCACGGCCCGCGCCAAAGGGCTGGACGAGAACACCGTGATCTTCAAGCACGCGGTGCGCAACGCCATCAATCCGCTCATCACCCTGTTCGGTTTCACGATCGGCGCGTTGCTGTCGGGAGCGTTCGTCGCCGAGATCATCTTCTCGTGGCCGGGGCTGGGTCGCATCACGCTCGAAGCCCTCACGTCGCAGGACCAGTACGTCGTGCTGGGGGCCGTCATGATCGCCTCGACCATGCTGGTGCTCGGCAATCTGATCGCCGACATCATGCTGGCGATCGCCGATCCGCGCATCGCCTATGACTGA
- a CDS encoding ABC transporter permease produces the protein MTEPLLAPAIPEPETARGEPDPTVRSAPPQSPWRLFWRQFRKSQIAVVGGVVLVILYGLALFAPFVAPYREDVMDRDRFFHPPMRLHWVDSQGRFHLWPFVHPTSVKEQLRFTYAEDKTVALPIKLFVKGSAYRLFGIWPTDRHLFGVDAPGRIFLLGTDGLGRDVFSRLLFGGQISLTVGLIGIAISFSLGLLLGGISGYFGGWIDNIIMRGTELLLSIPGLYLLIALRALFPSNLPSQQIYLGIVVILAFIGWAGLARIIRGMVLSIRRQEYVAAAEALGMSRLRVIGRHILPNTMSFVIVAATISIPGYILGEVVLSFIGLGVQEPSASWGNMLRQAQSLRALTSFPWMLFAPGTAIFLTVLAFNFLGDGLRDALDPRRILGGKSA, from the coding sequence ATGACTGAGCCGCTGCTGGCCCCGGCCATTCCCGAACCGGAGACGGCCCGGGGAGAGCCGGACCCAACCGTTCGAAGCGCGCCTCCCCAGTCGCCGTGGAGACTGTTCTGGAGGCAGTTTCGCAAGAGCCAGATCGCGGTGGTCGGCGGAGTCGTGCTGGTGATCCTCTACGGTCTCGCGCTGTTCGCTCCCTTCGTCGCGCCCTACCGCGAAGACGTCATGGACCGCGATCGTTTCTTCCACCCGCCGATGCGTCTCCACTGGGTGGACTCGCAGGGGAGGTTCCATCTCTGGCCCTTCGTCCATCCGACGTCGGTCAAGGAGCAGTTGCGGTTCACCTACGCCGAGGACAAGACGGTGGCCCTTCCGATCAAGCTGTTCGTCAAGGGCTCCGCTTACCGCCTGTTCGGGATCTGGCCGACCGACCGCCATCTCTTCGGCGTCGATGCTCCGGGTCGGATCTTCCTGCTCGGCACCGACGGCCTCGGGCGCGACGTGTTCTCGCGACTCCTGTTCGGCGGCCAGATCTCGCTCACCGTGGGCCTGATCGGCATCGCGATCTCGTTTTCCCTCGGCCTTCTGCTGGGCGGCATCTCCGGATACTTCGGAGGGTGGATCGACAACATCATCATGCGCGGGACCGAGCTGCTGTTGTCCATTCCCGGCCTCTACCTGCTGATCGCCCTGCGCGCGCTCTTCCCGAGCAACCTGCCGAGCCAGCAGATCTACCTCGGGATCGTCGTCATCCTCGCCTTCATTGGATGGGCGGGCCTCGCCCGGATCATCCGGGGCATGGTGCTCTCCATCCGGCGCCAGGAGTACGTGGCCGCGGCCGAGGCTCTGGGCATGAGCCGGCTACGCGTCATCGGCCGCCACATCCTGCCCAACACGATGTCGTTCGTGATCGTGGCGGCGACCATCTCGATTCCGGGCTACATCCTGGGCGAAGTGGTGCTCAGCTTCATCGGGCTCGGCGTCCAGGAGCCCTCCGCGTCATGGGGCAACATGCTTCGTCAGGCCCAGAGCCTGCGCGCGCTGACGTCCTTCCCGTGGATGCTGTTCGCCCCCGGCACCGCGATCTTCCTGACCGTCCTGGCCTTCAACTTCCTCGGCGACGGCCTGCGAGACGCCCTCGATCCGCGACGCATCCTGGGAGGAAAGAGCGCGTGA